GGGACGAACCCCTCCCGCCTCACGTTCCCTTTCCTAACTTGGCAATCATGCTTCTCTATGTCATTATCTCGCTATAGCTTGACGGTGCCGCTTGGTACCGAGTTTGCTAGAACATTTGGGTGCGATAAAAAATCTGCGCGCACTCGTCACTCTCTTTCATGATGGAGGTACCCGTGAAGCCTATGCGACAGACTGCGACGCTCTTTGTCCTGACCGCCCTCCTCACGGGAGGCTGCGCCAAGCCTCCCACGGATAAAATCGAGGCGGCGGAACAGGCCGTCAAACAGGCTCGGGAACGCGGCGCCCACGTGTACGCTCCTGAAGAATACGCAAAGCTCGAAGGAAAACTCACCGCCTTAAAGCAAGAAGCGGCCGAGCAAGAAAGCAAGTTTGCACCGTTCCAAGACTATGGAAAAGTCGAAGAGCTGGCCGTGTCAACCGCCAATGAGGCGACCGCTGTTTCGTCGGCGGCCTCTCAGAAAAAGGAAGAGGCCAAGACGGCGGCTCTTCAGGCTCAACAAGTCGCCCAAGAGGCCGTGTCGTCCACTCGCCAATTGATCGCGAAGGCACCGGTCGGAAAAGACCGGGCGGCCATCGAGTCAATCAAGAACGATATCGAGGCGCTGACAACTTCCCTGACACAGGTCCAAGCGTCGATCGACAAAGAGGACTATCAGGCCGCCCAAGCCCAAGCCAAGGCCATCGATGAAAAAAGCCGCGCCATCTCGGTTGAGATTCAAGATGCCATCGCCAAGGTCAAGCCAAGAAAAGGCTCTTCCTTCCACAAGCAGTGAGGTGCCGGTGCTTTTCGGACGGCGCACGTGTGTTCACCCCAGGTACCTGGCGATAGGCTTCTGCGCCCTCCTGGCGACCGGATGCACGCCGGCCATTCCTCCCGACCTCATCGCCGACATTGACGCCGTTGATCACCAGTTGATCGAACTGGGAGCCCCCCGCACGGCGGCGAACGAGTATGCCTCCTTCGCCACCCAATGGGCCGCCCTCAAAATACGCGCACAGGCCTATGACGACCTCATCCTCTGGCCATGGGAATCCAACAGCATCGAAGACGAGCTTCGACAATTGCTTGCCCATGGCGACGATACCTTGGTCAGGGTCCAAGAGGAGCAAGCCGCCCTCCGCCGAACGGCCGAAATCGCGATTGCCAAGCTTGACAAGCGTCTTTCGGCTTTGTCCTCCCACGTGGCATCATTGGGCGGCCATATCGTGTTGGGAAAAGAATTGACCCAGACGGATCTCTTGTTGAAACAGGCGCGATCATTCTTTCAACAACGGGACTACGCACGGTCTCTCGACATCACCACACGGGCCAACGAGACCCTTGACGTTCAAACCGCGGTGTTGACGCGGGACCTGAAACGGTACGCGGACGCCCGACAGATCGCACGATGGCAAATCATGGCCCGGCAGACCGTGGAGTGGTCCCGTGTTCACCAGTCGCCGGCCATTATCGTGAGCAAAGTGGACCGGGAACTGCTCCTCTACGAGAACGGGAAGATAGCGTCGTCCTATCCCGTCCGGCTGGGGTACAACGGCCTCAAAGACAAACTGGTGCAGGGAGATGGAGCCACGCCGGAGGGCCGTTACCGGGTCGTCGCCCTGAAGGGAGAGGGTGAAACACAGTTTTTCCGCGCCCTACTGTTGGACTATCCCAACCAGGAGGACCGGCGGCGCTTTCGAGCCGCCGTTCAAGCCGGAGCCGTTTCTCCAACGGCCTCCATCGGCGGGCTCATTGAAATTCATGGGATGGACTCGACAGGGGCCTCTCAAACGTTGGGCTGCATCATGCTCGACAACTCTCATATGCAGAGAGTGTTCTCCCGTGTCGTGGCCGGCACACCGGTGACCATTGTCGGAGCCCTCGCCGAACGGAACGCCATTACCTTGGCCTTGACCGAGTTACAGCAACAACGAGACGCAACGTGAACTCCGTCGCGGCATACCGATTCGTCATCTGTTCGTCGCTGTTCCTGGGGGGACTGCTGAGCGCGAAGCCGCTGACCCTGTCGCTGTCGCAAAACAGCGAGTCCGTCTCCCCGGCACCCGCGTCTTCCGTCCTTCCGTCGGCCGGTTCGCAAGCCGACCCCCTCCCTTCCCTTTCCGCCCTTCAAGCCCGATACAAGGCCTTGTCAAAACAACTGTCCCGGCTCAAACCGCAGGAGCCGTACATTCTCGTGGACACCGCCCGCAACCATCTTTATCTTAAGCAGCGAGACGACGTGCTTATGGACGCCCTGGCCTCGACCGGCAGCGGCACCATCCTTCCCAAACCGGGGGGAACGACCGACCAATGGGTTTTCGACACGCCGCGCGGAGAATTCTTCGTCCAGTCCAAGCTCCTCAATCCGGCGTGGGTCAAACCCGATTGGGCCTTTATCGAAGAAGGGCTGGAAGTTCCCCGCAATCAAGCCGACCGTGTGGAACAGGGCGTACTCGGCGCCTATGCGTTGGGATTCGGGAAGGGGTATTTCATCCACGGCACGCTCTACACGCGTCTGCTCGGCAAAAACGTGACGCACGGCTGCATTCGGCTGAATGACGACGATCTCAAGCGCATCTATCGAGTGGCTCGGATTGGGACACCGATCATCATTTTTTAGCTCAGACGGCTCGGCGACGCCTTACCGATTCTTTTCCCCCTGGACCCTCTTCCTCCTGTTCATCTTGTTGACCGCCACCTGCCGGGCGGAAGACCGGGGGCCTTTTCCCGACGTGGATCCGAACGACCCCGCCTCGTTGCAGGAAGTGACGCGCGTGCTCCAGGAAGAGGTCAAGCTGGCCGCTCGTCCCCACAACTACTTGCTGATCGACCTCGTGACGCGCACTATCCACATCAAGGGTCGAGGCCTTGACCTCTATCGCATTCCCATCGCCGCGTGGTCAATCAAGGCGTCGAGCGCCATGCATGGCACGCACCGGCTGATCGCACGCCCTCCCATTGCCCGTCGCACCGTTGATCCCACCGTTTCCGTCGAGCAGATCCCCCTTTCACTCGCCGACATGCCCACGGCCTATACCCTGTCGTTCACTCCAGCCCTGACCATCGAAGTGCGACCTTCGGACGAAGAGGGCCTCTTCCACCGACTGTGGGCGGGAGCGAAAACCTGGTGGCGGAGCTTAACCGAATGGGCATCATCGTTCTCCAGGGGAGAATCCTCCGACTCGAATCCTTATCTGCTGTTGGAACTCTCCCGCGAGCAGGCGCAATCTCTCGCGTGGTCGGCGGTCGATGGGATGCCTTTAGTCATCCGGCGGGCAACCGATAAGAAATAGACCCGGTCAATGGCATCATTGTCTTTTCCGGGGAAGATTCCTATGATGCAGCCTGGCTCCTGAAATCGGATCAGACCACCTTGCCCACGAGGAGACCCATGCCCACTCCACTGCGAAAGGCGTTACCGGCGCCGTTTCAGGTCACGGTTCGTTCGGCAATGGAAGAGTTGGATCACAACCGGATCGTCGATCGATTATGGGAGAAAGACCACCGGCTCTGGAAAGACCAGCCCACCGAGATCACCGACCGACTCGGCTGGCTGACCGTCCATGAGCGGATGCGAGAACAACTCAACAGTCTTCGCGACTGTGTCGCCGAGACCAAGGCTATGGGTGTCACGGATGTTGTTCTCCTCGGCATGGGCGGCAGCAGTTTGGGGCCGGAAGTCCTCCGCGCCTCGTTCGGGCAAGCGAAGGGGTTTCCGCGACTGTGGGTCCTCGATTCCACCGTGCCTGGGTGGGTCCGGTCGGTGACCGACGCACTGACTCCCTCCAACACGCTGTTCCTCGTCGCGAGCAAGTCCGGCGGCACCATTGAAGTCATGTCCCTGTTCGCCCATTTCTGGGAGCTGGTTCACAAGGCAACGAAACACCGCGCCGGCGATCACTTCATCGCCGTTACCGATCCGGGAACCGGGCTTGAACGATTGGCGCGAGACCATGGATTCCGCCGGATCTTCACCAACCCGCCCGACATCGGCGGCCGCTACTCCGTCCTTTCTCTGTTCGGGCTGGTGCCCGCCGCGCTGCTGGGACTTGACGTCTCCAAGCTGCTCGATCGAGCGGCAGGCATGGCGGCTCAATGCAAGACACAGAATCCCATCGAGGCCAACCCCGGCGCCTATCTGGGAACCGTCATGGGAAGCCTCGCCAAATCCGGCCGTGACAAGGTCACGGTCATCACATCCCCGGCCCTGTCCACGTTCGGGCTGTGGGTGGAACAACTGCTGGCCGAAAGCACGGGCAAGGAAGGAACGGGGTTGATCCCCGTGGCCCAGGAGCCGGTTCTTCGTCCTTCGTCCTACGGCGATGACCGATTGTTCATCTACCTGCGTCTTCAGAAGGACCGCAACGCAACGCTCGATCGGCGGATCCAGGCTCTGAGAAATGCGCGCCGGCCCGTGATTCAACTTGACCTTCGCGACCGGTACGATCTTGGCGCCGAATTCTTTCGCTGGGAATTCGCCACCGCCGTGGCCGGTCATCTCCTCGGTATCCATCCGTTCGACCAGCCCAATGTCCAAGAGAGCAAGGACAACACCAACCAGGTCTTGAGCGTCTTTGATTCGACCCGTCAATTGCCGGAGCTGCTGCGCCACAGCCCCGCCCAAGCGGCGAAGGACCTGGTCACCCGTTTGAAAGCCGGTGTCTATGTCGCCATCTTGGCCTACACAACCCCTTCCCGCCCTTTTGAGCAGGCCATCGCGCGGCTCCGAAAAACCCTCGTGGCCCGCCATCACGTCACCACCACGTTCGGCTACGGGCCTCGGTATTTGCATTCCACCGGCCAGCTCCACAAGGGAGGCCCCGCGACAGGCCTCTTCCTCCAACTGATTGATCGCATGGCGCCCGATCTTCCGATCCCGGGCAAATCCTTTTCATTCGGCACCCTGGCTCGTGCCCAGGCGGCCGGTGATCTCCAATCCCTGCGCACCCATCACCGGCACGCGCTGCTCGTTCCGCTCGGGCGAGACCCGGTCCAGACCATCGACGTTGTCACCGCCGCCTTGAGTCCCGTCCATTCCTCAAACCGGCGAGTCGCCATCCAAACGAAGGCACAAGCGACTCGACGGAGGACTCGACAATAGCATGCCCATCGCTCCGGAAATTCACCTCGCGCGCGACGGAGCGGAATGGGCCGACCAGGCGGCGACCCTGCTTCTAACTTCCAGCGAAGCCGCCATCCGGTCCCATGGCCGATGCCTGCTTGCTCTCTCGGGCGGGTCCACACCTCGAACACTGTACACGACGATGGCTTCTCCTCCATGGAGAGACTGCTTCGACTGGCCGCGGCTCTTTTTTCTTTTTGGAGATGAACGGTGCGTGCCGCCGGACCATCCGGAGAGCAACTTCGGCATGGCCCAGACGGTGTTGTTTCAACCGCTAGGCATCCAAGACGATCACATCGTTCGCATGAAAGGCGAATCTGCTGATCCGCAGGCCGCAGCCCAGGACTATGAAGCGGTCCTGCGACAGTTGACGAATTGCCCACCGCCCGCTCTTCCCACCCTCGACGTGATCCTGCTCGGCCTGGGAGACGACGGTCACACGGCGTCCCTCTTTCCCGGGACGGCGGCGCTTGGGGAACGAGAAAAAGCCGTGACCGTCGGCTTTGCCCCGACAGGCGTTCGGACTCGGCTCACCCTCACCTTGGGTGTGCTCAATCGGGCAAGTGTGATACTCTTCCTGGTCACCGGCTCACCCAAGGCACCGGTGGTGAGAAAAATCCTCACCCCCCAGAGTGAGGAGGACAGGGTTCTCCCCGCAGCCTTGGTGGCGCCGGAAGCCGGACGGCTGATTTGGATGTTGGACCATTCCGCCGCATCCCAGTTGCCGGCTCACAGGCAGGCAGTCTGGAACTTTTTCCCATGATTCTCGCTGGCGACATCGGCGGCACCAAAACCAATCTTGCACTCTACGATTGGACGGAGGGACGGACCGAGCCGGTTCGCATCGAATCCTTCCCTAGCGGCGACTACTCGTCACTAGAAGACATCCTCCGCGACTTCCTCGCGGCACCGCTTCCGACCTCGTCATCCATTGAACAAGCCGCTGAAACAGCCGAACCAGAATCCATCGCCGAGCGCACAGCCAATGAGGCGTCAACGCCTTTGCAGATCGAGGCGGCCTGTTTTGGAATCGCGGGCCCTGTGTTCGAAAACCGAAGCCAGACGACGAATCTCCCCTGGGTGGTCGACGGCGATCAGATTGCCAAGGAGTTCGCGATTCCGAAGGTCCGGCTCCTCAATGATCTCGAAGCGACAGCCCACGGTATCTTGTTGCTCCATCCTGACGAGGTCGAGGTATTGAATGAGGGCAAGCCTCCGGCGAAACGGCAGGCCCTGGCCATCATCGCCGCCGGAACCGGCCTGGGAGAGGCGATTCTTTATTGGGACGGGACCACCTACCGCCCCATGCCGTCGGAAGGGGGCCACGCCGACTTTGCGCCGAACAACGACCATGAGATCGAGCTGCTCCGCTATCTGCGGGGCCAATATCTTCACGTCAGTTACGAGCGTGTCCTCTCCGGCCCTGGCCTCTATGCCATCTATGAGTACCTGCGCGACACCAAGAAAAATGAACCGACCTGGTTGGCGGAACGGATCAAAACCGGCAATCCCGCCGCGGTGATCGCCGAGGCCGGCCTCGCGGGACAGGCCGACATCGCCAAACAAGCCTTGGATCTGTTTGCGTCGATCTATGGAGCGGAAGCCGGCAATTTAGCGCTCAAAGCTCTTTCGCTGGACGGGGTCTATGTCGCGGGCGGCATCGCTCCGAAACTCATCGCCAAACTTCGAGACGGTACCTTCATGAAGGCCTTCACCAACAAGGGGCGATACAAACGATTGATGACTTCGATTCCTGTCAAGGTTGTCATGAATGAACATACCGCTCTACTCGGCGCTGCCTCGATCGCAGCCACCCTTGCCCGGCGCGGGGAACCATGACGACCCCGTCCGATCTTGATAGCCTCAAAAAAGCCGCCGCACTGAAGGCTGTCGAGTTTGTCCACGACGGCATGGTGGTCGGGTTGGGAACGGGATCCACCGCACGACATCTGGTGATCGCCTTGGGCGAGAAAGTTCGCGCCGGCATGAAACTTCGCGGCGTCGCCACGTCACAAGAGACTGCCTCGCTGGCAACCCAATCAGGCATTCCCCTCATCGATACGGACAATCGCTGGGAAATCGACGTTGCCATCGACGGAGCGGATCAAGTCGATGCCGCCTTCAACCTGATTAAGGGGGGAGGCGGAGCCCTGCTCAAGGAAAAAATCGTGGCCGCTTCGGCCCGACAGTTCATCGTCATGGTCGATCAGACCAAGCTGGTCCCGGTCCTGGGAGGGTCGTTTCCGTTGCCAATCGAAATCATTCCCTTTGGCTGGGGCAGCACCGCTCGACACATCGAGGAAGTGACCAAGAGTCCTGTGGTGCTGCGCGAGCGCCACGGCGCCCCCTACCGAACCGAAGCCGGCAACTTGATCGTGGACGTGCATCTCGACCGGATTGATCGACCACGAGAACTGGAAGTCCTTCTGAACCTGATTCCCGGCGTGGTTGAAACCGGCCTCTTCGTTGGACGAACGGACATCCTGATCATCGGCACCACCCAAGGGGTCCAGGTTCATCATGCGCCGAAAGGATCGTAAGACGGCTCTACCGAAGACTTTCATCCCCTCCGAATCACCGTTCTCAGCACAAAAACGCCACACCAGCTCTCAACCCCTCCTCCATTCATTAGAGGGGCTTGAGACCTCCGCCATCACCGTGTAGGCTGGACCTCGGAAGAGGCGAGTTATCCCGTTCAAAATGGTGTGTCTTCAAAATGGTGTGCCATGGTTCGATTGTCTAGCCTGATGCTTACCTTCTCTCTGAACCTGATGATCGGTATGGCTACCGGGTGCGGAGGCACAACGGATCTCCCTCAACAGCTTCCCCCCAACAATACGGTCACACTGCAGCTCGTGACGGACCGCCTCTCGTTTCCCGTCTTCATGACGGCGCCCCCTGGCGACAACACGAGGCTGTTCGTTGTCGAAAAGGAAGGACTCATCCGCATCGTGACCGTGAACGGGGGAGGGATTCTTCCCACGCCATTTCTTGATCTACGCGTTGATCTACGCGGTCAGATTTCTACAAGCGGAGAACAGGGATTGCTGGGATTGGCCTTTGATCCAGGCTACTCAACCAATGGCAATCTATATATTTTTTATACGAACCCGTCCGGCAACCTGATCATCGCTCGGCTCCAACGAAGGGCAGGAGATCCGAACCTCGCCAACCCAGCATCCCTGACAATTTTGCAGACCATTGAGCATACCACCCACACCAATCACAACGGAGGCATGTTGGCCTTTGGTCCGGACCGTTGCCTCTATGCCGGGACCGGCGACGGGGGCGGGAGCGGCGATCCCGACAATAATGGGCAGCGACTCACCACCAAGCTCGGCAAACTGCTGCGGCTCGATCCCCGGACGGGAGGCGCTTGCACCAACGAAGGAGTGAACCCTTTTGTTCTTTCAGAAGGAGTGCCGGAAATCTGGAGCCTTGGTCTCCGCAATCCCTGGAGATTTTCGTTCGATCGAGCCACCGGCGATCTCTACATCGCCGACGTGGGACAGAACCGTCGTGAAGAAATCAACGTGTCCCCGGCTCCCTTGGCCGGGCGACAGGCGAACTATGGTTGGCGAGTCATGGAAGGATTGCTCTGTTTTAACCCTCTTGTCAATTGCGATCAGAGCGGCCTCACCCTGCCGGTGCTCGACTACCCCCATACGGACGGCGCCTGCTCCGTCATCGGCGGCTACGTCTATCGAGGGGCGGCGATGCCTGCATTGTGGGGAACCTATTTCTATGCGGATTATTGCGCCGGCTTTGTGCGGAGTTTTCGCTTCGTGAATAATCAGGTGACGAACCAGGCGGACTGGCCTCTGTTACACCGAAACGGCATCACGAGTTTTGGAGAGGATGCCCAGGGAGAACTGTATCTCATGACTCAAGGAGGGAGCCTCTACAAACTGGTTCCCAACTGACGAGAATTTCTCTTCTTTCTCATCAGCCACCGTTGCCTCCTATCAAACGCGGTGGAGCAGGACAGAGCCCTCCTCACCGTCGGCTCTTACTTCCCGTTACCGTGGCTCCTCGCCGCCTCTAGGTCTGACGAGCGGAACGAACCTGACGAGCGTGAGCGTCTCTCGTTCATAGCCGTTCTCCGTCCGGCGGTAGAGCTCCAGCCGCTGCAGGTCCTTGCCGACGGGAATGATGAGTTGGCCACCGATCGCCAATTGATCGAGCAGAGGCTGCGGCACCGTTTCTGGCGCAGCGGTGACGATGATGGCATCAAACGGCGCTTCCTCCGGCCACCCTTCATGGCCGTCCCCGACTCGCACTCGCACATTCGTATACCCAAGCTCCGCCAGGGTCCGTTCCGCTTGACGAGCAAGGGGCTCTAACAGTTCGACGGAAAAAACCCGATCGACCAGCTCGGCCAACACGGCCGCTTGATAGCCAGATCCGGTGCCGATCTCCAGCACCTTATCCGTTCTTTTGAGGTGCAGATGTTCCGTCATCTCAGCCACTAGCGAAGGTTGCGAGATGGTCTGGCCATAGCCGATCGGCAGGGGACTATCGAGATAGGCGGAATCGGCATAGGACGGGGGCACGAACCGGTGGCGCGGGACTTTTCTCATGGCGGCAATCACCGCCGGATCGCGAACGCCGTGGGGGATGACGTCCCGATCGACCAGCCGGTCCCGTTCTACCTGACGGTTTGAATCCCTGGAAAGGGAGTCGGCTCCGCTCCTGTTACAGGAGAGGCTCCACATCGACCAACAGACGAGAAGACAGAAGAACGCACCACGCCGAAGTCGTGCTCCCATTGCAGCACTGTTACTCGACCAAGATGATTCCGAAGCGGCGATGCCTCGCCCCATGTCTTGATTCGAAGATGTGGTCGAAGATCGGGCACAGACGGACCCTCTTCCCCACAGGGAAAATGCCACAGAAGAGAGGCTCAAGGGAACGAGCCTTTCTTAATCCAACACAAACGTGACCTTCAGATCCACACGATACAAGACGACCTTGCCGTCTTCGACGACCACGTGTTGTTCCTTCACCCACGCCGACTTGATGTTTCGGACCGTCTTCGAGGCACGGTTGATCCCTTCGACGATGGCGTCTTCAAAACTCTTGGGCGACTCGGAACTGATCTCGATGATCTTGGCAACGGACATAAAAGCCCCCTTTCTGTTCTGCGCTCACAGGCGCCGCAATAACGATTGACTTTCCCCGACACGGCCCGCAGCCGTCTCCTTCAAGAAAAGAAGCGGGCATTTTGCTTCTTCCAGCTACCGAGCAAAGTCGAGGCCTGACAGACTTCGGCGCCACGTTGGAAAGGTTACCCATTTTATCGGGCGGTTCTTCGGTCGCGGGTTATCGGAGGCGAAAACACTGGGGAACTCTGCGCCAGGACAAACGATCGACCTGTAGCGAGAAGGGGCAAGAGAATATGTCAGATCCCTTCGCGCTCACGTCTCGTGACCTGCGGGGATGGACCTTGGGAGCTCTGAACCGGTAGAATGCCTCTCATCTTCTTTCATCCACCCCCATAAGACCACGTACCCGACCATCTTTTTGTAGAAAGGCAGAACCATCGGTATGAAGCACGAAACCGCTCGACCGTCCGTCATCCCCTCCGTCCATGGGTTTTCCCCCGGCTTTGCCGCCCTCGGTCTGGAAGCGAGGCTGCTCGCCACGTTGGATCAACTGGGCTATGAGGAGCCCACGCCGATTCAGCGAGAGGCGATCCCGCCCCTGCTGGCCGGAAAAGACGTCCTGGGGCAGGCGGCAACCGGCACAGGAAAAACCGCGGCCTTTGCGCTGCCGCTCTTACAACGACTGGCTCAGGGGGCGAAGGCCCAGCCCGCCGCCTTGATTCTTGTGCCCACTCGCGAATTGGCCGTCCAAGTCGGTGACGCGGTGAAGCGGTATGGAAAGGAACTCCGCACGAGCGTCTTAACCCTCTATGGAGGACAAGCCATGGGGCCTCAGCTTCATGCCCTCAAGCGCGGGGTCGATGTCGTGGTCGCGACGCCGGGCCGCGCCCTCGATCATATCCGCCGGCAGAGCCTGAAACTCGCACAGGTGCGCGTCGTCGTCCTGGACGAAGCCGATGAGATGCTCGATATGGGGTTCGCCGACGATCTTGACGCCATTCTGGAACAGACGCCGGCGGTGAAACAGACGGCGCTCTTCTCCGCGACCATGCCGGCCCGGATCAAGTCGATCGCCCAGCGGCATCTCAACCATCCGGTCGAAATCACCATCGCAAAAGAACCGGTCAAGGTCGGGACCATGCCGCGCGTCCAGCAGACGGCCTACGTCGTCCCCAGGCCCTATCGCGGCGCCGCCCTCGTTCGAGTCTTGGACATGGCCGGACCGAAATCCGCCTTGGTGTTCTGCCGGACTCGCGTGGAGGTCGATGACGTCACCGCCCTGCTGAACGGCCGAGGATATCGAGCGGAGGCGCTTCACGGCGGCATGAGCCAACCTCAACGCGATCGCGTCCTGCAAGCCTTCCGCGCAGGACAGACGAACCTCCTCGTGGCCACCGACGTGGCCGCCCGTGGGTTGGATATTCCTCACGTCTCGCACGTGATCAATTTCGACTTGCCCTCGTCGGCGGAGATCTATGTCCATCGCATCGGTCGAACCGGCCGAGCCGGACGAGAGGGCGCGGCCATGACCGTTCTCGACCCGCGCGAGGAGCGGCTACTCCGCAGCATCGAACGGCTCACCAATGCGAAGGTGACGGTCGCCCCTGTCCCATCGGCGGCCGATCTGCTGGCCAAGCGACTTGAGCGGGCCAGAGCGGCGGTACAGGAAGCGATGCGGACGGAGGACATCGGCGGATTCCGAGGGGTCGTTGAAGCGATGGCCGCATCACATGATCCGATCACGATCGCAGCCGCGGCGATGAAGCTCGTCTTTCGCGCACAGGGCGGGGACCGGGTTGAGGAAGACATTCCCGCCCTGCCGGTGAGACGGCTGGAGTTCAATCAAACCACGCGGACCATGCCACGGCCGTCGGGCCGAACAGGCGACCGAGATCGCGGCGAGCCGTCGAGATTGAGCAAGCGACCGTCGATGGG
This sequence is a window from Candidatus Nitrospira inopinata. Protein-coding genes within it:
- a CDS encoding L,D-transpeptidase family protein; this encodes MPVLFGRRTCVHPRYLAIGFCALLATGCTPAIPPDLIADIDAVDHQLIELGAPRTAANEYASFATQWAALKIRAQAYDDLILWPWESNSIEDELRQLLAHGDDTLVRVQEEQAALRRTAEIAIAKLDKRLSALSSHVASLGGHIVLGKELTQTDLLLKQARSFFQQRDYARSLDITTRANETLDVQTAVLTRDLKRYADARQIARWQIMARQTVEWSRVHQSPAIIVSKVDRELLLYENGKIASSYPVRLGYNGLKDKLVQGDGATPEGRYRVVALKGEGETQFFRALLLDYPNQEDRRRFRAAVQAGAVSPTASIGGLIEIHGMDSTGASQTLGCIMLDNSHMQRVFSRVVAGTPVTIVGALAERNAITLALTELQQQRDAT
- a CDS encoding L,D-transpeptidase, producing the protein MNSVAAYRFVICSSLFLGGLLSAKPLTLSLSQNSESVSPAPASSVLPSAGSQADPLPSLSALQARYKALSKQLSRLKPQEPYILVDTARNHLYLKQRDDVLMDALASTGSGTILPKPGGTTDQWVFDTPRGEFFVQSKLLNPAWVKPDWAFIEEGLEVPRNQADRVEQGVLGAYALGFGKGYFIHGTLYTRLLGKNVTHGCIRLNDDDLKRIYRVARIGTPIIIF
- a CDS encoding glucose-6-phosphate isomerase; the protein is MPTPLRKALPAPFQVTVRSAMEELDHNRIVDRLWEKDHRLWKDQPTEITDRLGWLTVHERMREQLNSLRDCVAETKAMGVTDVVLLGMGGSSLGPEVLRASFGQAKGFPRLWVLDSTVPGWVRSVTDALTPSNTLFLVASKSGGTIEVMSLFAHFWELVHKATKHRAGDHFIAVTDPGTGLERLARDHGFRRIFTNPPDIGGRYSVLSLFGLVPAALLGLDVSKLLDRAAGMAAQCKTQNPIEANPGAYLGTVMGSLAKSGRDKVTVITSPALSTFGLWVEQLLAESTGKEGTGLIPVAQEPVLRPSSYGDDRLFIYLRLQKDRNATLDRRIQALRNARRPVIQLDLRDRYDLGAEFFRWEFATAVAGHLLGIHPFDQPNVQESKDNTNQVLSVFDSTRQLPELLRHSPAQAAKDLVTRLKAGVYVAILAYTTPSRPFEQAIARLRKTLVARHHVTTTFGYGPRYLHSTGQLHKGGPATGLFLQLIDRMAPDLPIPGKSFSFGTLARAQAAGDLQSLRTHHRHALLVPLGRDPVQTIDVVTAALSPVHSSNRRVAIQTKAQATRRRTRQ
- the pgl gene encoding 6-phosphogluconolactonase — protein: MPIAPEIHLARDGAEWADQAATLLLTSSEAAIRSHGRCLLALSGGSTPRTLYTTMASPPWRDCFDWPRLFFLFGDERCVPPDHPESNFGMAQTVLFQPLGIQDDHIVRMKGESADPQAAAQDYEAVLRQLTNCPPPALPTLDVILLGLGDDGHTASLFPGTAALGEREKAVTVGFAPTGVRTRLTLTLGVLNRASVILFLVTGSPKAPVVRKILTPQSEEDRVLPAALVAPEAGRLIWMLDHSAASQLPAHRQAVWNFFP
- the glk gene encoding glucokinase, which encodes MILAGDIGGTKTNLALYDWTEGRTEPVRIESFPSGDYSSLEDILRDFLAAPLPTSSSIEQAAETAEPESIAERTANEASTPLQIEAACFGIAGPVFENRSQTTNLPWVVDGDQIAKEFAIPKVRLLNDLEATAHGILLLHPDEVEVLNEGKPPAKRQALAIIAAGTGLGEAILYWDGTTYRPMPSEGGHADFAPNNDHEIELLRYLRGQYLHVSYERVLSGPGLYAIYEYLRDTKKNEPTWLAERIKTGNPAAVIAEAGLAGQADIAKQALDLFASIYGAEAGNLALKALSLDGVYVAGGIAPKLIAKLRDGTFMKAFTNKGRYKRLMTSIPVKVVMNEHTALLGAASIAATLARRGEP
- the rpiA gene encoding ribose-5-phosphate isomerase RpiA; its protein translation is MTTPSDLDSLKKAAALKAVEFVHDGMVVGLGTGSTARHLVIALGEKVRAGMKLRGVATSQETASLATQSGIPLIDTDNRWEIDVAIDGADQVDAAFNLIKGGGGALLKEKIVAASARQFIVMVDQTKLVPVLGGSFPLPIEIIPFGWGSTARHIEEVTKSPVVLRERHGAPYRTEAGNLIVDVHLDRIDRPRELEVLLNLIPGVVETGLFVGRTDILIIGTTQGVQVHHAPKGS
- a CDS encoding PQQ-dependent sugar dehydrogenase produces the protein MVRLSSLMLTFSLNLMIGMATGCGGTTDLPQQLPPNNTVTLQLVTDRLSFPVFMTAPPGDNTRLFVVEKEGLIRIVTVNGGGILPTPFLDLRVDLRGQISTSGEQGLLGLAFDPGYSTNGNLYIFYTNPSGNLIIARLQRRAGDPNLANPASLTILQTIEHTTHTNHNGGMLAFGPDRCLYAGTGDGGGSGDPDNNGQRLTTKLGKLLRLDPRTGGACTNEGVNPFVLSEGVPEIWSLGLRNPWRFSFDRATGDLYIADVGQNRREEINVSPAPLAGRQANYGWRVMEGLLCFNPLVNCDQSGLTLPVLDYPHTDGACSVIGGYVYRGAAMPALWGTYFYADYCAGFVRSFRFVNNQVTNQADWPLLHRNGITSFGEDAQGELYLMTQGGSLYKLVPN
- a CDS encoding protein-L-isoaspartate(D-aspartate) O-methyltransferase, translating into MGARLRRGAFFCLLVCWSMWSLSCNRSGADSLSRDSNRQVERDRLVDRDVIPHGVRDPAVIAAMRKVPRHRFVPPSYADSAYLDSPLPIGYGQTISQPSLVAEMTEHLHLKRTDKVLEIGTGSGYQAAVLAELVDRVFSVELLEPLARQAERTLAELGYTNVRVRVGDGHEGWPEEAPFDAIIVTAAPETVPQPLLDQLAIGGQLIIPVGKDLQRLELYRRTENGYERETLTLVRFVPLVRPRGGEEPR
- a CDS encoding dodecin family protein, with product MSVAKIIEISSESPKSFEDAIVEGINRASKTVRNIKSAWVKEQHVVVEDGKVVLYRVDLKVTFVLD